The Arsenicicoccus dermatophilus genome contains the following window.
GGACCTCTCGGCGGCGAACGCCGGCACCGCCCCCGCCGCGGCCCTGCGGCCCTCGGTGCTGCGCATGCCTGCCCGCACCTCCGTCGTCGAGGGCGCCAAGCCGTGGACGCAGGTCGTGCACGCCACCTTGTCCTCGCCTGCGCCCCAGCCGCTCTCGGCGCTCACGGTGGTCAACGGCCCGGGTGCGTCGGTGCTCAGGACGGTGCCCGTCCCGTCCGGCAGCCGGCAGGTCCCGATCGCGATGCCCGTCGCCGGCAACACCGTGTGGAACACGGACCAGGAGATCATCGGGCAGGTGCGGGTGCGGGGGCCGGTGCTCGTCGCCACCCCCGCGACCGAGCTCGTGGTCAAGGACGACGACCCAAAGCCCGTCGGCACCCTGACCCCCGCGGCCACCGCCAAGCCCGGCGGCTCGCTCACCTGGACGTTCACCCTCGACCGGCCCAGCGGCGAGGCCGTCGCCCTGGAGATCGTGGCCGTCAAGCCGGCCGGCGCCGGTCTGCGGATCGCGGACGTCGCTCCTGCCGCGCGCGGTGACTGGAGCGTGGACCCGAGCAAGGACCTCCCCCTCGACCAGGCCGACGCGCGGGCCTACCTGATCATCGCCCCGGGCGACAGGACGGGTCGGATCACGCTGCCGCTGGCCAAGGACGCCCGTGCGGGCCGCCAGGTGGCGCTGGCCGTCTCCGTCGAGGGCGCCGGTGTCAAGGGTGGCACCCGGCTGACCGGGACCGTGGTGAAGTAACCCGCGGGACGAGGGGCCGGTCGCTCGTGGCGACCGGCCCCTCGGGCTGCCGCGGTGGTCGGGCACGCGCGCTCCGGCGGCCGGGCCAGGATCAGCTCCCCGGTGCCTCGGGGGAACGCCGCTCGTCCGCCAGCAGCTGGGCGTCCGGGGAGCGCTTGGCGGCATACATCAGCTCGTCGGCCCGCTCGAGGGCCGCCTCGCAGCCCCGCTCGTCCGACCACGCCACCCCGATGCTGGTCACCACCTCGGGCAGCCCCACGTCGTCGTGGCCGCGGACCCGGGTCGCCGCCTCCAGGTCCTCGGCGAGCAGGCCCTCGGCGCCCGCCGGGCGGACGACCACGAACTCGTCCCCGCCATACCGCGCGAACGTGTCCCGGGGACCGCACACGTCCTGCAGCACCTGGGCCAGCCGGCGCAGCGCCTCGTCGCCCGCATGGTGTCCCGACTCGTCGTTGATCGTCTTGAAGTGGTCGACGTCGACGAGGGCCACCTGGTGCCCGGCCCCGTCGAGCTCGGCGAGCACGTCGACCAGGTGACGGCGGTTCCACAGGCCGGTGAGGAGGTCGCGTCGGCTGCGGGCCCGGAGCCGCTCGCGGTCCCGGTTGAGCTCGGCGAGCCGGGCCTGCAGACGCCGGGCGACCTCCGCGGCGGTGCGGGCCTGCTCCTCGGCGCGCTGGGTGCGGTGCCACACCTCCAGGGCCCGCACGGCGACCCGGGAACCGTCCACGTGGTGCTCGGTGACGAGCGCGTAGCGGCGCTCGGCGGCCTCCAGCGCCGCCTCGAGATCGCCTGCCGCACGGTGCATCTCGACGACGTCGCCCAACAGCTCCAGGGCGAAGGCGGGCGGCAGCCGGTCGATCATCTCGGTCAGCGTCTCCAGCGCCTCGTCCGGGTGGCCGGCCTCCCGTCCGAGCCGGGCCAGGGCCTGGGCGACCAGCGAGGCGTTGGTGACGTCGCGCATGCCGCGGGGGTCGGGCAGGTCGGAGGCGAGCCGGTGGGTCTCGTCGGTGTCCCCGGCCTCCAGGGCGACCTGGGTCCGGAGCGCGCGTATGGCGGCACTCAGCTCGGGCCAGCTGCGACGCGTCAGCTCCTCCGCCTCGGCATACCCCGGCAGGCCCTCGGGCAGGTCCGTGTCGTAGGTGTCGCGCAGTCCGCGGAGGTTGACGACGGCGAGGGCCTCGAGCGCCAGGGCGTCGGTCGCGGGCTCGTGCTCCTCGGCCACGACGATCGCGTGGGCGCGGGTCCAGGCCTCGACGAAGTAGGCGGACGCCCGGTCCGGGTCGCCCGCGCCGTAGTTGACCCCGAGGTCGTGGATGGTGGCGGCCACCGCGATCGAGTCGGTGCTGCGGGGGGCTTCCTCCAGGGCCCGCAGCAGCGACTCCTGCGCCTCGCGGGGCAGACCGATCTCCAGGAGCACCGCGGCCTGGACCGCACGGGCCCGCACCGACCACAGGGCGGTCAGGTCGTCGGACTCGAGCAGCGGACCGAGCAGGGTGAGTGCCTGGTCCGGTCGGCTCTCGCGCCAGGCCACGAAGGCCGCCAGCACCGCACGTGGGGCCCCTCCGGCACCTCGGGCATGAGCGCTCGCATGGCCGCCGGGTCGGAGAAACGCACCGCCCAGGCGCGTGCGGCCGCGCCGTCGCCCGGGAGCGGGGGCCGGAGGAGGTGATCCACCTCACCGAGACTAGTGCGACCTGGCCGACGGGGACGGGAGGTTCGCGGCCACCGATCAGCGTCGGTCGCCGAGGTCGTCCGCCACGAGCGCGAGGTCGTGCAGCATGGACCCGGTCGAGAGCGGGGTCAGGGCGGCGCCGATCCGGCGGAACACCCCGCCCATCGGCCCGTGACCCCGGAAGCCTCGGGTGAGACGCACGTGGGTGCCACCGGCCATCGGTGTCAGCGCCAGGTGCACGTAGGCGCCGCGCGGGTCGCCGCCCTGCGACGGCGGGGTGAACTCCTGCCACGCCACGGTGTCCACGCCGTCCAGCCGGCCCAGCTCGCACCGGACGCGGCGCAGCTCCAGGGCGGGGACGCCCCGGGCGCGGTTCGTCCGCAGCGTGGCCTCGTCGAGGATCCGGACGTCCTCGTGCCACCCGAACCACCGCGTGACCACGGCCGCGTCGCACGCCGCCTGCCAGACGTGCTCGATGGGGACGGGCACGAACCGCGTCGTGGTGGTGGTGCTCTCCGCGAGGCCGTCGAGCAGCCCCGGGACGGGCGGGCAGGCGGTGAAGCCCTCGACGGGGCGGTCGGCCTCGGCGTGCGCCGTCTCGAGCACCCCCTCGACGTAGACCCCGGCGTGGCGCAGCGCCTCGGCAGGAGTGCCGGAGGGGTGCTCGAGCAGGTGCGCCAGCAGACGCATCTCGGTGAACGGCGTGATCTTGAGGGCCTGCTCGACCGCGGGGGAGAAGGCGATGTCGCCCGCGACGCCGCGCTGCCGGTCGCGGGGCTCGCGGCGCCGGCGGGTGGCGCTGCGAGGGGCGCCGGCATCCAGGCCGCGCAGGTCGGCCTGGTGGCGGTGCAGCACCGCCCGGCGCAGGATGTGGAGCCGGACCCCGTTGCGCGCGAGCAGCTCCGCCGCCGGCCCCCCGGAGACCAGGAGTGCCAGGAGCAGATGGTCGAGGGTGACCTCGCGGCTTCCGCTGCGGGCGGCCTCGCGCCACGCGGTGTTCTGGATCGTGAAGCTGCGGCCCGTGCTCGCGCTCAGGCGAGAGGCAAGGCTCATCGTGGGTCTCCCGGTCGACTGGTCAGCTCGGGACGGACTCGCCCCTTGAACTTCTTGTGGACGGCTTGCCGGCTGACGCCGAGGGCGTCGGCGATCTCGGCCCAGCTCAGGCCGGCTCCCAGGGCGGCCTCGACCTGTGCCAGCTCCAGCCGGTCGGCGAGCCGACGCAGCGCGGTCACGGCTCGCAGACCCTGCCGGGGGTCGCTGGTGTCACCCGCTGTCCGTGCGATCCCGCTGCCGTCCACGGCGTCAACCATGGTTGACCATTTGGGTGACTGTCAAACTCGCCCAGAGTGATTCGGTATGACGGTCCGAAACCACGTCCGGGCCCCTGGTGGTCTGCGGATCAGGCCGGGCGCCACCGCTGCTCGACCCCGGCGACCGCGCCCCGGGAGGTCAGCTCACGCACCGCCCGCAGGGCCACGCCGTCCGCGGCATACACCTCGTGGGCCACCAGGGCCAGGTGCCGCAGCTGCTCGTCGTCGAGCCGGTCGAGGCGGGCGAGGTCGCGGACGTAGAGCACGTCGGCCTCGACGAGCTGGCGGGCCTGCTCCTGGTCGGGGTCGGCCCACTGCACCGGCGCGAGCGGCCAGTCCTTGGTCGACACGAGGCGGTGCGGCACGAAGCCCTGCGCCCGTAGCTCCAGGTCGACGTCGGCGAAGGTCGGCTGGTCGCGGTAGATCCGGTGGAAGCCCAGCTCGACCTGGATCGTGGTGAGCCCGGCCAGGACTCGCCGCCCGTGCCGGAAGATGTCCAGCTCGGACCCCTGCACGTCGATCTTGAGGTGGTCGGCGCGCTCGATCTCGGCGACGTCGTCCAGGCGGGTGGTGCCGACCGGGACCTGCTCGACGACGGTCGCCAGCCGGGGGAAGTCGACCAGCAGGGCGAGCTGGTCCGGGTCGGGCTCGTAGAGGCTGGAGAAGCCCGGCGACGCGCAGACGTGCAAGGTGTGGTCCCCGCCGTCGCCGACGGCATACGGCAGGTAGCGCTCGAGGTCGTCCGCGGTCGCCCGCAGCCGGGCCAGGCCCTCCGGCTGCGGCTCGAAACCCGTGACCCGGCACCGCTGCTCACGCAGCATCGGCAGGTATGGCGGCGTGTCCTCCAGCGGGTTGGCCCCGATGTCCACCACCTCGGTCAGGCGGGCCGGCTCCAGGAGCTCGCGCAGGTCAGGGCGTGGTTGCTCGACGTCGTACGGCACCGGTCCAGTCTCGGGCACGGCGCGGTTCGGGGCACCAGGAGCTCGCCGTCGCCAGGGTCGGCGCCAGCTCGGCGAGAACCCCGCCGGCGGGCCCACCTCCCACGTCGCCCGCACCGGTGTCCGCTCCCGCGCACCTCCCACCCGCTAGTGAGCCACCTCCCACGTCGCCCGCACCGGTGTCGCCGGGGCCAGGCTGGCCCCGATCGATACGGAATGAGCCCTCTTTGAACGTGCCACGGGGCCAGCCTGGCCTCACGTGAGCGGGTGAGCGGGGTGGAGCGGGTGAGCGGGGTGGAGCGGGTGAGCGGGGTGGAGCGGGTGAGTGGGTGAGTGGGGGCGGGGTGGAGCGGGCGACCAGGACTGGGCGATCGGTGGCGTCTCGGCATACGGCCCGCATGGTTGCCACCCGACCCGCCGGGTAGGTGGACGGTGAACGACCACTCGAACCAGGAGGACTCATGGCGTCCCAGGACACCGACCAGACCACCGTGGACCAGCTGACGCTGCAGGACCCGGTCAGCCGTTACCCCAAGATCACGCCTCCCGCGGAGGCGCTGCCCGGCACCGGCCTGGACGCGCAGATGACCCCCAAGGCGGACCTGGGCGAGAAGTCCTACCGCGGCACGGGGCGGCTGCAGGGACGCAAGGCGCTGATCACCGGCGGCGACTCCGGCATCGGAGCGGCGACCGCGATCGCCTTCGCCCGCGAGGGTGCGGACGTCGCGATCACCTACCTGCCCGAGGAGGAGCGGGACGCCGCCGCGGTCGCCACGGTCGTCGAGGCCGAGGGCCGCACCTGCGCCCGCATCCCGGGGGACCTGCGGGACAAGGACTTCTGCATCGAGGTCGTGGAGAAGGCCGTCGACGAGCTCGGCGGGCTGGACATCCTGGTCAACAACGGCGGCAAGCAGGTCGCCACCGACAGCATCGAGGACATCGACGACGAGCAGCTCGAGGCGACCTACGACATCAACATCCTGGCGATGTTCCGGGTCGTCAAGGCGGCCCTGCCCCACCTGCCCAAGGGCGCCGCGATCATCAACACCACGTCGATCCAGGCCTACTCGCCGTCCGAGACGCTGGTGGACTACGCGTCGACCAAGGCGGCCATCAACACCTTCACCAAGGGTCTGGCCCAGCAGCTGGCCCCCCAGGGCATCCGGGTCAACGCCGTCGCCCCCGGCCCGATCTGGACCCCGCTGCAGCCCTCCGGCGGCCAGAAGCCCGAGGACCTGCCGGAGTTCGGCCACGCCACCCCGCTCGGCCGGGCGGGCCAGCCGACCGAGATCGCCCCCGCCTACGTCTTCCTCGCGTCGCCCGAGTCGAGCTATGTCGTCGGGGAGACGCTGAACGTCAACGGCGGCATGCCCACCCCCTGACCGGCGCCCCGCACCGACCCGCCGAGCACGCCCGAGACCCCTGACCGACCTGATCGGGGGCCTCGGGCGTGGCATTCTGAAATACTTTCGCCGCTGGAGTCCGTGCAGGTCAGGGACCTGCGATGGGGGTCGAGGGCCGCGCTGGGGCGACGCCGGATCACGATCTGGTCACCGGGTCCGGTCGATATGGCCTAGTGTTGAGCCCGTTGACGTTGGTAGTGCAAGGAAATGCGGGAAGCTCCGACCGGAGCGGACCGGCTTACCTGAGCTATTGGTGAGAAACATCATCGACAGACCGTCCGACACGCGGATGGTCGTCTCTCAGGAAGAGGAATTTCCATGGCTACTGGCACCGTGAAGTGGTTCAACTCCGAAAAGGGCTTCGGCTTCATCGCCCCCGACGACGGCTCCGCCGACGTCTTCGCCCACTACTCCTCGATCGCCTCCTCGGGCTACCGCTCGCTGGACGAGGGCGACAAGGTGCAGTACGACACCGAGCAGGGCCCCAAGGGTCCCCAGGCGTCCAACGTCTCCGTGATCCGCTGATCACCCAGGACATCTCCCGGGCCTAGCGCCTGGATCCGAACGGCCCCGCACCTCACCGGTGCGGGGCCGTTCTGCTGCGCCCCGGCCCACGAGGGCCCAGCCGCACGACGACGTGACCCGCGAGCCCCCACCGGGGCGGCGACCCGTCTAGGCTCGCCGGATGAGCCACGCCATCGGCCCCTTCCGCCTGGAGCACTCCTACGCCGAGGCCGTGCCCGAGCTCGCGCTGGCCTGGCGTGCGGCCCCCGTTCCCGACCCCGAGCTGCTCGTCCTGGACGAGGACCTGTCCGCCGAGCTGGGGGCCGACCCCGACGAGCTGCGCACCCCGGACGGCATCCGGCTGCTGCTCGGCCAGGTGCCCGAGGAGATCCCGACCTACGCGCAGGCCTATGCCGGGCACCAGTTCGGCGGGTGGTCCCCGCGGCTGGGCGACGGGCGGGCCCTGCTCCTCGGCGAGGTCGTCGACCGCGCCGGCGTGCGCAAGGATCTGCACCTCAAGGGATCCGGCCGCACGCCCTTCTCCCGCGGCGGGGACGGCAAGGCCGCGGTCGGCCCGATGCTGAGAGAGCACCTCATGGGGGTGGCCATGCACGCCCTGGGGATCCCGACGACGCGGGCGCTCGCGGTGGTCGCCACCGGGGAGACGGTATGGCGCCAGACCCCGCTGCCGGGTGCCGTGCTCGTGCGGACGGCCGCGAGCCACCTGCGCGTGGGGACCTTCCAGCTCGTCGCGTCCGCCGGCAGCCCGGAGGTCCTGCAGCGGCTCACGGCATACGCCATCCAGCGGCACCACCCGCAGGCCGCCGAGGCGGACGACCCCGCGCTGGCGCTGCTCGACGCGGTCGTCGCCGCCCAGGCCGAGCTGGTGGCGCGGTGGATGCAGGTGGGCTTCGTCCACGGGGTGATGAACACCGACAACGTCACGATCTCCGGCGAGACGATCGACTACGGCCCCTGCGCCTTCGTCGAGAGTCCCGACCCGGCAACGGTCTTCAGCTCCATCGACACGGGCGGGCGGTATGCCTACGGCAACCAGCCCGCCGCGACCCTGTGGGACCTCGCGCGGTTCGCCGAGACGCTGCTGCCGCTGGTCCGTGTGCGGGGGACCGCCGGGTCCGTCAGCACGACGCGGGACGCGCAGCCGGACGAGGCGGTGGCGCGGGTGACCGCGGTGCTGGAGCTCTTCCACGAGCGGTATGACGACGCGCTGGTGCGCGGCTGGGCGGACAAGCTCGGCCTGGTCGAGCCTGACCGCGAGCTGGTCACCGACGCCCTGGAGCTGGTGCGCACCCAGGCCGTGGACCTGACGACGTTCTGCCGCAGGCTCGCTCGTGACCAGGCCCGGGAGCTCTTCGCCGACCCGGGGCCATATGACGCCTGGGCGGCACGCCGGGCGCGGCTCGTGGGCCCTGATCCTGCCGCGACGGCGGCACGGATGGACGCGGTCAACCCGGCCTACGTGCCGCGCAACCACGTGGTCGAGGCGGCGCTGGAGGCGGCGACCGCGGGCGACCTCGCGCCGTACGACCGCCTGGTGACGGCGCTGCGCAAGCCCTTCCAGGAGCGGCCCGGTCTGGAGGACCTGGCTGACCCGGCGCCCGCGGACAGCGCCCCGCACGTGACCTT
Protein-coding sequences here:
- a CDS encoding GGDEF domain-containing protein; the encoded protein is MLAAFVAWRESRPDQALTLLGPLLESDDLTALWSVRARAVQAAVLLEIGLPREAQESLLRALEEAPRSTDSIAVAATIHDLGVNYGAGDPDRASAYFVEAWTRAHAIVVAEEHEPATDALALEALAVVNLRGLRDTYDTDLPEGLPGYAEAEELTRRSWPELSAAIRALRTQVALEAGDTDETHRLASDLPDPRGMRDVTNASLVAQALARLGREAGHPDEALETLTEMIDRLPPAFALELLGDVVEMHRAAGDLEAALEAAERRYALVTEHHVDGSRVAVRALEVWHRTQRAEEQARTAAEVARRLQARLAELNRDRERLRARSRRDLLTGLWNRRHLVDVLAELDGAGHQVALVDVDHFKTINDESGHHAGDEALRRLAQVLQDVCGPRDTFARYGGDEFVVVRPAGAEGLLAEDLEAATRVRGHDDVGLPEVVTSIGVAWSDERGCEAALERADELMYAAKRSPDAQLLADERRSPEAPGS
- a CDS encoding SRPBCC family protein — its product is MSLASRLSASTGRSFTIQNTAWREAARSGSREVTLDHLLLALLVSGGPAAELLARNGVRLHILRRAVLHRHQADLRGLDAGAPRSATRRRREPRDRQRGVAGDIAFSPAVEQALKITPFTEMRLLAHLLEHPSGTPAEALRHAGVYVEGVLETAHAEADRPVEGFTACPPVPGLLDGLAESTTTTTRFVPVPIEHVWQAACDAAVVTRWFGWHEDVRILDEATLRTNRARGVPALELRRVRCELGRLDGVDTVAWQEFTPPSQGGDPRGAYVHLALTPMAGGTHVRLTRGFRGHGPMGGVFRRIGAALTPLSTGSMLHDLALVADDLGDRR
- a CDS encoding FkbM family methyltransferase, encoding MPYDVEQPRPDLRELLEPARLTEVVDIGANPLEDTPPYLPMLREQRCRVTGFEPQPEGLARLRATADDLERYLPYAVGDGGDHTLHVCASPGFSSLYEPDPDQLALLVDFPRLATVVEQVPVGTTRLDDVAEIERADHLKIDVQGSELDIFRHGRRVLAGLTTIQVELGFHRIYRDQPTFADVDLELRAQGFVPHRLVSTKDWPLAPVQWADPDQEQARQLVEADVLYVRDLARLDRLDDEQLRHLALVAHEVYAADGVALRAVRELTSRGAVAGVEQRWRPA
- a CDS encoding SDR family oxidoreductase — encoded protein: MASQDTDQTTVDQLTLQDPVSRYPKITPPAEALPGTGLDAQMTPKADLGEKSYRGTGRLQGRKALITGGDSGIGAATAIAFAREGADVAITYLPEEERDAAAVATVVEAEGRTCARIPGDLRDKDFCIEVVEKAVDELGGLDILVNNGGKQVATDSIEDIDDEQLEATYDINILAMFRVVKAALPHLPKGAAIINTTSIQAYSPSETLVDYASTKAAINTFTKGLAQQLAPQGIRVNAVAPGPIWTPLQPSGGQKPEDLPEFGHATPLGRAGQPTEIAPAYVFLASPESSYVVGETLNVNGGMPTP
- a CDS encoding cold-shock protein; this encodes MATGTVKWFNSEKGFGFIAPDDGSADVFAHYSSIASSGYRSLDEGDKVQYDTEQGPKGPQASNVSVIR
- a CDS encoding protein adenylyltransferase SelO → MSHAIGPFRLEHSYAEAVPELALAWRAAPVPDPELLVLDEDLSAELGADPDELRTPDGIRLLLGQVPEEIPTYAQAYAGHQFGGWSPRLGDGRALLLGEVVDRAGVRKDLHLKGSGRTPFSRGGDGKAAVGPMLREHLMGVAMHALGIPTTRALAVVATGETVWRQTPLPGAVLVRTAASHLRVGTFQLVASAGSPEVLQRLTAYAIQRHHPQAAEADDPALALLDAVVAAQAELVARWMQVGFVHGVMNTDNVTISGETIDYGPCAFVESPDPATVFSSIDTGGRYAYGNQPAATLWDLARFAETLLPLVRVRGTAGSVSTTRDAQPDEAVARVTAVLELFHERYDDALVRGWADKLGLVEPDRELVTDALELVRTQAVDLTTFCRRLARDQARELFADPGPYDAWAARRARLVGPDPAATAARMDAVNPAYVPRNHVVEAALEAATAGDLAPYDRLVTALRKPFQERPGLEDLADPAPADSAPHVTFCGT